TTTAGCGTAATATCACTATTGCCGCCCGCGTTAGCAGCCAAATAGTCAACCCAAGGGGCTACGGTGAGGTACTCCAGATCTCCCGATATCATAAACCCACTATCAGCCAACCTGTTAACCTCTCCTTTTCCTATCCTTACCCCCCCTTTATTCAGTTGGTCATCTTCAAAAAAAGCCTTGATACTGGCTATATCACCTACCTCAGCATCAAGTGATAAAGCATCGTGACCTACCTCCATCTTTACAGACAGCGGAGCGGTGTCTTCAGATTTTTTTCCCAGAGGTTTTGGTAGGGTAATGGCTACACCTGATAGCGGACTAGTAAAGGTAAATAAAGCCTGTTTGCCCGCTTCACTTGAAAGCATTAATGATGCAGTATATTCAGACTCGCCTGTTACCGGCAGATCTTTCGGTAAAGAAAAACCATCGAACAGAGCATCAAGACTCATTTCACCGGATAAAACCAGATTGGTCGAAGTACCTTCCGGCAATACCTTTGAGGCAATATTAAGCTCCGCAGGGTGTCCAAGAACACCCAGATTTACCCCCTCGGCATTCAATCCAGAGCGACTAGATAAATGTGCCGAGCCAGAAACCTTTTCAAAAACAAGGTTGGTCGGCAAATGTTTAACGTCTGCACTGCTGATGTTAATAGCAAGGTCATAAGCGACGCCTAAATCCATATTGTGTAGCGGCACACCTAACTCAACATTAACATTAAACTCGCCTTGTACCTTTAATTGCTCAGTCACTTCTCGTATATGATCTTTTACCGGTGAGTCATATAACCAGTAATGAAGATCTGAGTCAGTGGGCTGGGTATGGGTTGTCACTTTCAACCAAGACTCTGCCGTTTCTCGACCTGATTCTAACTCTACTTGTGTACCTGTTAGTGGAGAGCCTCTAAAGCTCACTTCCGGTGCATCGATATTTAAATAACCATTCTGCAAAAATATCTTACTACTAAGACCTTCAAGTTCAGGCCATCCTGAATCAAATAACAAGCGAGCACCAGACGTATTAAACACCATCGAAGAGGTAAAACTATGCTCGGCAGCCTCATCTTCAATAGATCCATAACCCACATACAAACCACTTTCAACTAGACCACCCTTAATCGATGATTTGAGCCAATGATATATCCCCTCATCAACCAAATAATAAGGCACAAGTTGATGTGTCCTGACTGCATCTAAGTCATTTAAGCCTACTTTTAACGCTAGTATATCTTCTTCAGTGTCTGACAATAGCAAAGAGAATTCACCAAACACTAAACTCTGGTCAGTCAGGTATAAATTAATACCTGACGAAAAAACATCGATATCGCCTGATTCAGCGATATTCCAACTCACAATTACCTGACTTTTTTCGAAAGACCACCCATCCAAAAATAGATTCGGAAACGACAAGGTAAAATCATCACTATCTACCAGAACTTCTCCGTGCCGATCATCAAGTATTAAGTAACCTGTCATTCCGGTAGCACCAGGGGCCCCTCCTACCGCTTTAGCCGAAACGTTATCGATATTGGCTTCTAGCTGGAATAGCGGCATTGGCTCATCACTGCCTGATAGCGGCCTATTTTTTAACGGAATATTTAGTTCAAAGTTAGTCAAACTACCACCAGGACGATAGGCTTCTAACTCTTGTTGCCCTGGTAGCGGCAGAATAGCGCTCTCTAGCAATATCTCTGTAAGCATCGATAGATTAATATGTTGGCCACTCGCACTAATTCGCTCATCAGAAAAGTGCATCGAGTATCCAGCGGGTGACCAACGATAGTTTTGCCATTCCATAGAAAGGTTATAGATCGACAGAATACTACTGCCATCTAGTTGGCTCCAAAAAACATCTGCTTTAATGTTTTTTAGCGGCGCTACCAGCCCTTTTTCACTCTTCCACTGAATCGTTTCGGCATCTAGCTCCCCTTGCAGAGATAAAACCTCACCCTCAAGAAAATCAAGCCACAGTCGTCCTGAAGCATCTATCTCTTCTAGGTGAGCACCCTGCCACTGGTATGCACTAAGATACTGGTTAAGAAGTGGGCCTGATGCCCAATCCAGAAAGAGCTTCCCGGTAAACTCATTGGATAAAACCCATCCCGCTCCTTTTGCTGAGAAACGAATAAATGGCCGTTTGGATTCTGTATCCAGAACCTCTCCACTCGCACTAAAGGCTCGTCCATCATAGGTCATGATGGCACTAGGGACGGTCCAAGAGCTTATGCTGCCCTCGGCGCTAAGTAGATCTACCTGAATGTCGGAAATAAACAGACTTGGTTGCTCCAGTACCGAAAGTACACGAGCAAGGTCACTCTCTTCACTACTATGACTCTCAGGAAACCCTGGGATCTCCCATTCACCCTCACTATTTTGGCTTAGAGGGAGTGTAATGCCGTTAGCCTCTATTGATTGAAACTGTAGCTTGCCATGGAGCAGACTTTGGATGACTGACAAATGAATATAAAAAGAGCCAATACGTAAAGGGGAAAGTGCGTCTGATGGATCACTCAAATCACTTTCAGAGTCATCATCAACTTGATTATCGAGTTCACCAGGCGTCTTAAATTGAATATCCGAAACAATCAACACAGGGTCGAGCCAACGCCAGCTCCCCTCTATTGAGCCAATAGAAACTGGCACGCTCAGCTGCTCGGTCAGAAGATGTTCCAGGTCTGTTTGATAAGATGCAACAAATGGAAAGAACTGCCTTCCCGCTGCCATATATGTAGCGACAAGCACCAGAAAACACAGAGCTGTCATCCAAACCAGGCGAGTCAATCTAACAATCAGTGGATACAAATTCGCTACACCTCGCTAACTAGCGGGCTTCTCCTGCAAAAGGTTAAACAAATAAACCTACTAACCTCAATTGAACAATATTGCGACGAGATACTAAATTAGCACCACATCATATTGAATCTGACTATACATAACCTCTACCTGAAACTTAACGCTTTTTCCAATAAAGGTCTCAAGATCCGCGACGTTATCAGACTCTTCATCTAATAATCGATCGATAACCCCTTGAGATGCCATCACAAGATAACCCGCCGCATCATAGGCTCTATTAATTCGCAAAATTTCACGAAGTATCTCATAGCATACAGTTTCAGGCGTCTTGATAAACCCACTACCTTCGCAAACATTACAAGGTTCACAAAGTGCCTGCCCTAAACTCTCTGTTGTTCGCTTGCGAGTCATTTCAACTAGGCCCAATTCAGACACACAGCTCAATTTAGTTTTGGCATGGTCTCGCTCAAGCATTTTCTCCAACATCCTAAGTACCGACCGCTGGTGCTCTGGGTCTTCCATGTCGATAAAATCGAGAATAATAATTCCACCAAGATTTCTAAGACGCAACTGCCGGCTAATTGCTCTGGCAGCTTCCAGGTTAGTCTTAAATATGGTCTCTTCCAAGTTGCGATGACCCACAAACCCACCGGTATTTACATCTATGGTGGTCATCGCTTCAGTTTGGTCGATGATCAAATAACCACCAGACTTTAATTGTACTTTTCGACCTAGTGCTTTTTGAATCTCGTCTTCAACGCCATAAAGATCAAATACAGGTCGCTCGCCTGGGTAATATTCCAACCGATCAGTGACATCAATTAAAAACTCTTCTGAAAATGACTTAACTCGCTGAAAACTCTCTTTTGAGTCAATCCTGATTTTTTCTGTCGCAGGGCGAACAAGGTCTCTAATAGTTCTAATGCACAGTGGAAGGTCTTGATAGATAACGGAGGGTACTTTCGCACTCTTGATTTTTTCTTCGACAGAGACCCATAATCTTTCGAGGAACTTAATATCAGACTTGAGCTCATCTTCACCTGCGCCATCCGTTACAGTTCTCACTATATAGCCCGCTAAAGGTGAACTGCTCTCTTGCCGGTAACTCTCCACCAACCCTTTAAGGCGCTCACGCTCTTCTTCATCTTCAATACGTTGAGAAATACCCACATGATCGGTGCCGGGCATATAGACCAGATATCTGGATGGAATTGATAACTGAGTAGTCAGTCGAGCCCCTTTTGTTCCAATAGGGTCTTTGGTTACCTGAACAACCAGTGACTGCCCCTCTCTTAGCAATGAGCTGATGTCAGGTACAGGACGCCCCTGAGCACTACCATTGGCATCATCTTTGTTATCGACGCGCACAATATCAGACGCATGAATAAAAGCTGCACGCTCCAAGCCGATTTCCACAAACGCGGCCTCCATGCCAGGTAATACACGAACCACCTTGCCTTTGTAGATATTCCCAACAATACCTCTACGCCCAGTACGCTCGATATAGACTTCTTGAAGCATACCGTTTTCAACCAGGGCGACTCTAGTTTCAACTGGAGTGACGTTAATAAGAATCTCTTCTGTCATATTCACTTACTCACCATAATTCTTATCATTCACTTTTCTTATGTTTTATAAAACAATACTACCATCTTGCAACTAATACTGTTGCCAGATGGCTACACCTGCAGTACTAAGTAATTCGGCGGTCTCAGCTAGTGGTAGCCCGACAACTGCACTATAGCTACCTTTAATACTATCAACAAAGACAGCACCAAACCCCTGTATACCATAAGCACCGGCTTTATCTTGAGGCTCCCCTGAGTTCCAGTAGGATTGAATTTGACCCTCGCTTAACGGTCGGAATTTAACATCAGTAGTGACCAGGCGAGTCATTAGGTCTGCAGACTCAGGCGTTCTACCAAGACTACATGTCACAACACAAATCGACGTCATAACCTGGTGCTCACGCCCTGACAACTTGAGCAACATCTCTTTGGCCGACTCATAGTTATCAGGTTTGCCCAATATATCGCCATCAACAATAACACTTGTATCGGCACCTAAAATAGTCACAGTCTGCAGCCCTTCTAGTGAGGAGGTACAGGCCATCACCTTTTCACGGGCCATCCTGACAACATATTCGGATGCTGGTTCAGATGCTAAAGGCGTCTCATCAATATCTGCCGACATCACATCAAAGCTAACACCAATCTGGGACAGCAACTCACGACGGCGTGGTGATGATGAGGCTAATATCAATTTCATAATAGTTCTACACTAACGCAGCTTTATTGCTACTTTATCAATAAAAAGAGACATAACAGGCCAAACAATAGCACTCGATAGGGCTGGAATAAGATACGCCATGCCTGAAACCGGATCATCCACTACATTACGAATGAAATGTCCTATCATCAAATGTATGCCCACAACGAGAAAAACGGTAAACGACTGCTGAATCAATGGGAACAGTTTAATTCGTTGGTGCATCGTTAACACCAAATAAGCAACGACAGCTAAAGAGAGAGCATTCACGCCCAGTAAACTTCCTTCTAGGACATCTAACACCAAACCTGATGACCAAGCCACCACAACCCCTACCTTAGCAGGCGATTTAATTACCCAATAGACCACCACCATTGCCACCCATTCGGGTCGCAAGTAAGAGACCGCATGGGGTAACGCAAGAATGCTAAATAAAAATGCAACGCTAAAGCTGAAAAAAATAAAAACTGAACTCGCTCTGGTAGCCGCCATTATTCATCCCCCTCAGAGGCTGAGGTTGACTCGCTGATATCAGAATCTACCTGTTCATCGACTAACTCATCGATACCACTGACCTGTTTGGCAACAATCAGCACTAATCGACTTCGGTTAAGCTGTGCTTTCGGTTGTGCAGTCACCTTGGCAAATGGTTGCCCTGGGTCATGCTGTACAGAAGCTACTTCAGCAACAGGGTAACCTGGCGGGAATAGCCCTCCCAAACCAGAGCTCACCAGTAAATCTCCTTCTTTTATATCTGCTGTATCCGGCACATTAGCTAGCTCTAGGTAATCAAAGCTACCGTTACCCAACGCAATCGCTCTAACGCCATTTCTATTAACTTGAACAGGCACTGCATGGCTGTTATCCGAGATCAGCAATACCCTGCTGGCAAACTCGCTCACCTCTATCACCTGACCAATAAGCCCACTTGAATCCAATACCGCCTGCCCAACCATCACCTGGTCTGAGCGCCCTTTATTCACCATCACTGTATGCTTGAAAGGGTCTGGACTGACACCGATTAGCTCTGCAACCTTAACCGTTTCATCCACCACACCAGAGGCATTTAACAACTCTCTCAGGCGACCATTCTCAGCCATAATAAACGCAAACTTTTGTGCTTTTCGCTCAAGCACGAGGGTTCTTGCTTTCATCGCATCAACATCTTCTTGTAGCTGTTGTCGCGATGTAGTCGTCGCATCGACCCAATCAACAACACCTCGCGGCAAATTACTCAGCCACTGCATAGGCGTTAAGGCAGAGCTCATAGCATGACGAACCGAGTGCAAATAATCGAAACGGCTATCCACAAAAATAAGGAGACAAGAGATGACAGCGACTAACAGCAGACGGTAGCCTAAATATGGACCCTGAACAAAGATTGTCTTAATTGCAGACTCCTTTACACATTTTCAATCAGGATTAGGTTCTAATTAGGTATAGCTTGATACGCTTGGCGTAGCAAACCCCTTCAAATTTAAGCCAAAAAAACAAAGGCTATATAACGGCAAAAGCCAGACCTTTCATGCCTGGCTTTTAAGCTAATAGTGTTAAGCGTTAGTCTAACGGGAACATACCCGCATCACTTTTATCGATTAACTCCAGGGCTTTACCTCCACCCCGTGCAACACATGTCAGCGGATCATCAGCAACAATGACGGGCAATCCCGTCTCCTCACTCAACAGACGATCCAAGCCTCTTAGCAATGCACCACCGCCGGTTAATACAATACCTCGTTCAGCGATGTCTGATGCTAGTTCAGGCGGTGACTGCTCCAAGGCGCTTTTTACCGCTTGAACAATCGCTGCCAATGATTCCTGCAGCGCCTCTAGTATCTCTTCACTATTGAGCGTGAATCCGCGAGGCACACCTTCTGCCAGGTTACGCCCTCTAACGTCGATTTCAAGAAGGTCCATCCCTTCATAAGCACAACCAATTTCATGTTTGATCCGTTCCGCAGTGGTATCACCGATCAAGCTACCGTAATTTCGGCGCACATAAGCCACAATCGCTTCGTCAAAGCGATCGCCACCGATTCTGACTGACTCCGCGTACACGATACCATTCAGTGAGATAATTGCGATTTCAGTGGTACCACCACCGATATCAACCACCATAGAACCGTGTGCATCTTCTACCGGCAGTCCTGCTCCTATAGCTGCAGCCATAGGCTCTTCAATCAGATAAACTTCCCTTGCGCCGGCACCTAGCGCTGACTCTCTAATAGCCTTTTTTTCAACTTGCGTCGACTTACTTGGCACACAGATCAAAACCCTGGGACTGGGAGTTATAAAACTGTTCTCATGCACTTTATGAATAAAGTGCTGCAGCATTTTTTCAGTCACAACGAAATCTGCAATAACGCCATCTTTCAATGGACGAATAGCGGTTATATTTCCAGGGGTTCGCCCGAGCATTCGCTTAGCTTCAGCACCGACGGCTGCGACGCTCTTTTGAGCCGCATGATTTCGAATGGCCACTACGGATGGTTCGTCTAGAACAATGCCTCGCTCTCGAACATAAATAAGTGTATTTGCAGTACCTAGATCGATTGAGAGGTCACTCGAAAAAAGACCTCGGATTTTTTTAAACATTCGTTGAATTCGCCCTGGGGTATTTTAATCCTTTCTGAAACTAACATTCTTGCATCTACCCTTGTTACTTGCGCTCTGTGCAAAACGTCTTAATTCTGCACCGATGTGTAAGCGGAATTAGCAAAAAGTACTCACTTCAGGAAACTATTTAACCACACTAAAAAATTGAGGTTGCGGATACTGCGGCAACTTTAACAATGGCGGGTATTTTGAGCAAGACAGAATTACGAAAAGCCTTACGAAATCATCAATTTCGCAATAAAACATGCTTTTTTGCTCTTAATACCCACTTCTCTTTCTCAAAATGGCACCATATCGTTTGGAATCCTGTTAGTATAGCCGATTGTTTCAATTTTTTGCGTAATTTATATAACGTTAGAGGGAGAACACCCGTGTCGATAAAACGCGAAGACGCAGAAAACATTGCCCGATTGGCAAAACTGCAAATTAGCGATGATCAACTGGAAAAAATTACTGGTGATCTGTCTAATATACTTAGCCTGGTAGACCAGCTACAAGCAGCTGATACCAGCAACATCGAACCGATGGCTCATCCGATGGACGCTGTTCAGCGCCTTCGTCCAGACCAGGTTAC
This genomic window from Alkalimarinus sediminis contains:
- a CDS encoding YhdP family protein, with the translated sequence MYPLIVRLTRLVWMTALCFLVLVATYMAAGRQFFPFVASYQTDLEHLLTEQLSVPVSIGSIEGSWRWLDPVLIVSDIQFKTPGELDNQVDDDSESDLSDPSDALSPLRIGSFYIHLSVIQSLLHGKLQFQSIEANGITLPLSQNSEGEWEIPGFPESHSSEESDLARVLSVLEQPSLFISDIQVDLLSAEGSISSWTVPSAIMTYDGRAFSASGEVLDTESKRPFIRFSAKGAGWVLSNEFTGKLFLDWASGPLLNQYLSAYQWQGAHLEEIDASGRLWLDFLEGEVLSLQGELDAETIQWKSEKGLVAPLKNIKADVFWSQLDGSSILSIYNLSMEWQNYRWSPAGYSMHFSDERISASGQHINLSMLTEILLESAILPLPGQQELEAYRPGGSLTNFELNIPLKNRPLSGSDEPMPLFQLEANIDNVSAKAVGGAPGATGMTGYLILDDRHGEVLVDSDDFTLSFPNLFLDGWSFEKSQVIVSWNIAESGDIDVFSSGINLYLTDQSLVFGEFSLLLSDTEEDILALKVGLNDLDAVRTHQLVPYYLVDEGIYHWLKSSIKGGLVESGLYVGYGSIEDEAAEHSFTSSMVFNTSGARLLFDSGWPELEGLSSKIFLQNGYLNIDAPEVSFRGSPLTGTQVELESGRETAESWLKVTTHTQPTDSDLHYWLYDSPVKDHIREVTEQLKVQGEFNVNVELGVPLHNMDLGVAYDLAINISSADVKHLPTNLVFEKVSGSAHLSSRSGLNAEGVNLGVLGHPAELNIASKVLPEGTSTNLVLSGEMSLDALFDGFSLPKDLPVTGESEYTASLMLSSEAGKQALFTFTSPLSGVAITLPKPLGKKSEDTAPLSVKMEVGHDALSLDAEVGDIASIKAFFEDDQLNKGGVRIGKGEVNRLADSGFMISGDLEYLTVAPWVDYLAANAGGNSDITLKKLALKVDQLNVYDQLFQSVNLVIEPDKDEWTVALKGDDVEGIVYLPSDNHKPNIVVKSIQLSTPNTDSKAKDLSPFDIPEMTLLVDDLVVDNVGYGQWSADLVRKDNGIVAKDIKGELAGTHFQGRLSWMKDVYGTSTSILTATVDGGDLAAISGALNKAESLTSESFSSEISMVWTGAPTDFELADLSGRIAIMLENGTLLDAQSATEAFKVFGILNAEAITRRLTLDFSDLYQKGLGYDRIEGVARMDKGTLTLEKPLALQGPSSAYKFTGTADLKDETLDMEMVVVLPLTKNLPLAALFLGAPQIGGAVWVIDKLLGEPLSKLTSATYEMKGSWDNPEIKLKNVFDRSDEYKGMSPSQRKREE
- the rng gene encoding ribonuclease G; translation: MTEEILINVTPVETRVALVENGMLQEVYIERTGRRGIVGNIYKGKVVRVLPGMEAAFVEIGLERAAFIHASDIVRVDNKDDANGSAQGRPVPDISSLLREGQSLVVQVTKDPIGTKGARLTTQLSIPSRYLVYMPGTDHVGISQRIEDEEERERLKGLVESYRQESSSPLAGYIVRTVTDGAGEDELKSDIKFLERLWVSVEEKIKSAKVPSVIYQDLPLCIRTIRDLVRPATEKIRIDSKESFQRVKSFSEEFLIDVTDRLEYYPGERPVFDLYGVEDEIQKALGRKVQLKSGGYLIIDQTEAMTTIDVNTGGFVGHRNLEETIFKTNLEAARAISRQLRLRNLGGIIILDFIDMEDPEHQRSVLRMLEKMLERDHAKTKLSCVSELGLVEMTRKRTTESLGQALCEPCNVCEGSGFIKTPETVCYEILREILRINRAYDAAGYLVMASQGVIDRLLDEESDNVADLETFIGKSVKFQVEVMYSQIQYDVVLI
- a CDS encoding Maf family protein; the protein is MKLILASSSPRRRELLSQIGVSFDVMSADIDETPLASEPASEYVVRMAREKVMACTSSLEGLQTVTILGADTSVIVDGDILGKPDNYESAKEMLLKLSGREHQVMTSICVVTCSLGRTPESADLMTRLVTTDVKFRPLSEGQIQSYWNSGEPQDKAGAYGIQGFGAVFVDSIKGSYSAVVGLPLAETAELLSTAGVAIWQQY
- the mreD gene encoding rod shape-determining protein MreD, with amino-acid sequence MAATRASSVFIFFSFSVAFLFSILALPHAVSYLRPEWVAMVVVYWVIKSPAKVGVVVAWSSGLVLDVLEGSLLGVNALSLAVVAYLVLTMHQRIKLFPLIQQSFTVFLVVGIHLMIGHFIRNVVDDPVSGMAYLIPALSSAIVWPVMSLFIDKVAIKLR
- the mreC gene encoding rod shape-determining protein MreC is translated as MKTIFVQGPYLGYRLLLVAVISCLLIFVDSRFDYLHSVRHAMSSALTPMQWLSNLPRGVVDWVDATTTSRQQLQEDVDAMKARTLVLERKAQKFAFIMAENGRLRELLNASGVVDETVKVAELIGVSPDPFKHTVMVNKGRSDQVMVGQAVLDSSGLIGQVIEVSEFASRVLLISDNSHAVPVQVNRNGVRAIALGNGSFDYLELANVPDTADIKEGDLLVSSGLGGLFPPGYPVAEVASVQHDPGQPFAKVTAQPKAQLNRSRLVLIVAKQVSGIDELVDEQVDSDISESTSASEGDE
- a CDS encoding rod shape-determining protein, translating into MFKKIRGLFSSDLSIDLGTANTLIYVRERGIVLDEPSVVAIRNHAAQKSVAAVGAEAKRMLGRTPGNITAIRPLKDGVIADFVVTEKMLQHFIHKVHENSFITPSPRVLICVPSKSTQVEKKAIRESALGAGAREVYLIEEPMAAAIGAGLPVEDAHGSMVVDIGGGTTEIAIISLNGIVYAESVRIGGDRFDEAIVAYVRRNYGSLIGDTTAERIKHEIGCAYEGMDLLEIDVRGRNLAEGVPRGFTLNSEEILEALQESLAAIVQAVKSALEQSPPELASDIAERGIVLTGGGALLRGLDRLLSEETGLPVIVADDPLTCVARGGGKALELIDKSDAGMFPLD
- the gatC gene encoding Asp-tRNA(Asn)/Glu-tRNA(Gln) amidotransferase subunit GatC — its product is MSIKREDAENIARLAKLQISDDQLEKITGDLSNILSLVDQLQAADTSNIEPMAHPMDAVQRLRPDQVTETNNREAFQKIAPATEEGLYLVPKVIE